The Syngnathus scovelli strain Florida chromosome 11, RoL_Ssco_1.2, whole genome shotgun sequence region CCTGCTAAGATAACTATGCTGAGCTAAAATAACCTgaaaaatagaattaaaaacaaGACCAAAAGATCACAAAAATATAACAAATTGATAAAACTTAGTCATGGAAAAGGAAATCCATGACCCTCACGGGGTCgtattcaaattgtccaaatTTCAAGCTCTCAACAAGAAAGCGCCTAATACTGTACGTACTGTGTAGCAATCGTGTGTTGTGTGCCTTTGAGGGGCGGGGCCTAGTGAGTGCAATCAGTTGTCCGCACGTGAGCGTCCGGTCTTGAGTGGTGGCTTACAGCAGCTCCTTGCCAGTGTTCTCATTTTACATTTGActgtttgtttagttcggcgcaCATCAGACTATGTGTTCCATTACGATTTGAATTCGATTGTTATGATGATTATGACGACATGATGAATGGCGTTCAtgcctttgtttctttttttgatgACAGGGTGAACTTGGTCGGAAACATGCTTGAGCATTTGCTCACCTTGCGGGGGGCTGCCATCCACCACCTGCCTGCATGGGACGCCTCACTTGGGCCCCTCCTCGCTCACTTGCCTGCCAAAACCGCCAGCCGCCCCTccacacatacaaaacaaaaacaactgcaGCCCAACAAGTTCCACAACAAGTTCCACGTTGCGCTCAGAAAACGTCAAAATAGAAGAAAAGCCTTCGACGGCAGCTGGATGTCAAAGTTTGGGTCCAAAAGTCCGCCACGCTGgaagaagaacaagaagaaagaaaagtgaGTCAACTGTCAAGAAGCTGAATGACTCACGTCAGGCTAGAGGAATTCTGGGGGAGACACTTCCCATACACATTTTTACTCTTCACAAAATAAGAGCTgcaacttcaaaaaaaaaaaaaaaaaattctacattGGACCAAGAATCATTAAATCATGTTATATTTTCTATTGTTTTGATCGTGTGAGGAAAAAAACTAGTGAAAATAATTAGTGGGGaaaaaatgtgtaaaaaaattaaatagaaggggggaaaaaatgaattaaagtacatatttaaaataaacgagTAAAATTTGGCTTTGATTGTGAAGGCGGACCTTACGGCTGGACGTTTGCTCGAAGCCGCAATGACGCTCTAACGTCTCCTCTCGTCTCGTCTTGCCTGCTCAAAGCAAATCAAAGAAAGACAAGCTCGgcatgcttcactcccctctcgGGCATTTGAGATTCAGTTCAAGTTCCGCCTTCCTACCAAATGGAATTTTGACGGCACTTCGGTGCATGTCTGGGTCTTTTCATATATGTAaatatttgcacattttttgttgtttttaatggaACAACtggaattattttattaaacaaaacaaaaaaagcattcaagaaaatgattaaatgccaaaaaggttttgaaaaattaaatacctttctttaaaaataaatactgtacataAAGAAGGAAATAGGCACTTTTAAATTTCAGTAAGAAATGCTTTATTGgaacaaaaataatttcattctttctaaattttaaattaaaactaCCCCTATTTCGACTTATTTTCTCAAAATGAaattagttgaaaaaaaaaatgcaatttcaaaCTAATTACTGTTGAAGAATTCAACTAAATAGCTGTGGTAAGTGTTACGAGAtgcctttttttatttcctacATTTAAGGTACGTACTATAAAACAGTACTTGGCCATATAATGCATGAAAACAaatctagaaaaaaaataaaattagaacACATAAAAAATCTATATACAAGTGGGAAATGCAGTGTTCCCTTTTTCACTTTTGTGCCCAATTTCATTCCAAATGTTAGCAATAGGACAAGGCATCTTCAAAtgtgaataaaaatatattttccaccAACATTAGGAACCACTGTCGAGTCAATATTCCTCCAAAAATATCTTTTCGGGGGCAGAAAAAGTGCCTGTGTGCCAAATATCCACTCTGGATGTTTCTCCTGGAAAGGAACATTTTGAGGAAGCAGGAAAATTCCCAGGCACTACAAAACTTcaaaagtggggaaaaaaaatgcagtgatTAGCAAAAGTTCCTGAGGCGTCGTCCTTCACACCTGATCACCATGGTTACCGGCATCCCAGAACATCCATTGGAGAATGAGTTTCAACGTTACAGTGAGGCCACAGGTTCCTGTAACGCACTTCGCTCCAAGTGGTGCAGTTCCACTTTACAAACTGTAGGGGTGCCGCAGCCTAGAGACGTGACTGCCGGCGGCTCCTCGTCTCCTACGCGATCAAACCAAAAGTCAGGAGGGTGTGACAACTtaagcggcggcgacgtctcatcggCGAGCTCACCCAAGCCGGATGAGGACGACTCGCTCTCCGCCAGGGACGACGAGTCGGCCTGCTCGTGAGACAGGCCGTCCATCATGGGGATGGACAGTTCCGAGGACGGCACAGACGACTCGTAGATGCCCGAGTCGCGgggtggcggtggcggcggcagctCAGAGGGGCTGGGGTCACCCGACGCTTCTGCAGGAGGAGCCTCGTAGTCCAGGACGCACGGCGAAGGCGATGCTTCCTCCGGGAAGATTACGGAGGACGTTCTAAATGAAAGACGCAGCGGGACTTAAGACAGGTGACCCAAAATCTTGCCTGTGCATGCATTTACCTGGAAGTGTGTTCCAGCCCGGAAGGCGATCCTTGCGAGAGGGCTGGAGCAGGACTGGGAAAGGAAGCAGGAACAGGAACGGCACTCAGGCCGGGGCCCAGACTGAGGTTGAAGCTGACGGCGTCTGAGGGTGAGGCAGGGGCGAGCAAGAGCGCGTTCTTCCTGGACCTTTCCTCGCTGCCCTCAGGTGTCTTCGCCAGGACCTGGTTGAGAACCAGCCCGCCTTCCGGGCGGGTGGACGAGGAGGGCACTTCGTCGTCCCGGACAGACACGGCGGGTGTGCTGGGAAGCGGTGGCGAGCAGGAAGCGTGAAGCTTGTGGAACCAGTCCGGGTTTTGGCTGATGTGCTGGTGCATGTTGCAGATGGCCACGTAGAGCGAGCGGCCCGACTTGCTGCGGAAGTAGTTCCTGCGCGAGATGTTGAGCGGCTGAGAGTCGCGCTCGGCCAGGCCCGAGTGGCCCGAGTGCAGGCGGGCGAACAGCTGAGGCAGCTGATCCATCAGCTTAAACCTCAACACACAAAACGGAACAACACCGAGTCACTCCACTGTTACGAAAAACAATACCTACTCATGAGAACTGCCTACCTGGGAGCCAGACCGAGGACGGTGGGAACGTCGTTCTCGGTGGAGTAGTCGAAGTAGACGGCCATGTAGCGGTGGAGCTCGCCGACGTGGCCGTGCTCCTCGCTCTCCTGCTGCTTGGCCTGCCGCAACTTCTCGCCGATCATCGCCACGCCCGCCACAAACAggtcgccgccgctgccgccggacCTCCCCGCCGGACAATCCATGTCGCAGACGGCGCTGTTGCCGCGGCGACCCACCGGCGTCTTTCCTCGCCGGCTCTTCCTCTCCACGAAGTAGCTGTGGGGACGGAGGCGGAGCGAATGATTCCAGACGAGGACAGTATATGCTAACGGAAGTAGCATGTCGATTTCTCCTATcattgtgcaaaaaaataaaaaaggtggtggtggggggggggggggggggggggggggggggctcaacgCACCGCAGGCCTCTGGAGCAGACGGTGATGATGAAGTTTGCTTCGTCCAGCTGCCGACTGAGCCACGACATCCGACCTTCCCTGCACATCTCCAGATGTTCCCACAAGTCCAGCCCCACCTGAGCGCCCACATGATGGACAGGTGAGACCAAACGCGCCAACCCGGCGGGCCTGGTTCGCTCACCTCGCAGCCGCAGAAATCCTGCAGGAAGTAGGCGAAGCTTTGTACCACTGCGGCGTGCTTTGCCCCGTCGCGGTCCGAGTAGCAGATGAAGACTTTGGGGCGGGGCCACGGTCTGTCGGCGCTGGACGCCGCGCTCTGATTGGATGACTCGCTGCTCTCCTCGTCCAGCTGGCTGTAGATATTTTCTAAGGAGGAGCCGCGTGTCCAGCCGTCATGGTTTCCATCCCGGGAACATTTTGCTCTCACCTTGCTGCTTCTTGCGGCACATGACGGTGAAGAGTGTAGCGAAGGCCGACATGATGACCAGCGGCACGGTGATGGCCATGGCACGGATAGGCCCCGCCCATGGCCAGTGCACTGCAGCGGGACAAAAGGGCACTTTGGTCGagcgcaaaatggccgccccaccCGTAGCAAAAAAGTCTGCCTTACCTTGGCTGACGTAAAACTGCGTCTGGCGCCTGGTGGTGTTGCTTTCGTCCCGGAGCTGACGCACAACAAAATTGCCGTTACGGAAACGAAGGAGCTCGCCGGTTGCGGCGTTTGAGTACCTCGATGGTGTAGGTCCCTGGAGTGACGACGTCCCTCAGGATGCACGTGCTTTGCGGCCGCCCGGCGTCCTGTTCAACACATTGACTTAGCGTGACggcaaagcggcggcggcgggtccGGACGGCGCGCGTCGTACGGGCTGGCAGCGGTGCAGTCGGAAGGCTCCGTCGTCCTGGCGCAGTTTGTAGTAGACGTAGTAGAGATGGAAGGCGAAGGAGGGCGGCGCCTGCTCGAAGCTGACGTGCAACTCGGAGCCCAGCTGGGACACGCTCAGCGTCTTCGGCTTCCAGACTGCGACAGAGAAGCAACGTTTTTGGAGTTTTGCGGGAGCAAGCCTCGCATCTCGTGAAGACAACGGCGAGAAACTCACATGGCTTGCAGACAGGGTTTTCCGAGCCCAGAAGAACTTCACAGGCTACAAAGAACAAAAAATGGGTGGGCTAAATGCGTTCAAAACGAAAGCGAACGCACTTACAGTTTGTCCTGAGGAACGACGGCGGGAAGAAGGTGTCGTTCATCAGCGTGGGAAACGGCACCACGCGGACCAAGTAGTCCGTGTCGAAGCTCAAGCCACTAAACGGCTGACTGCTCAGCTTCTGCGCCATCATGGTGGACAAAGAAGGAATTCAAGAAGAAGGACTCAACCAGATGAGAAAGCGCCCAAGGGGCGTCCACATTTGAAGAGCTCAAGaagctaccaaaaaaaaaaaagcccatgtTGGTCTCACCGTGTTCTTGTAGGAGAAGTTGAGCTGCCGCGGGTCTTTGAGGACGAGATGTTGGCATCGTTTTCCGTCGGGGTTCTTGTCCTCCAGATACACCCGGAAGCCTTTGACGTGTTCGATTCCTGCACAAACAAGTCCGATTTTTGCGTCCATTCCACTGGACATTTCGAGAGACAGCTTTCCCCCAGCGGCACCAACTGGCGTCTCTCTTTGCAGAGGAGAAAGCAAACATGCCTTAGATGATTTGTCCACAAGCGTAATTGTTTTGTCACTTTTGATTTTAGGGAAGCTGTTACTTCTAAAATGGCAACGTCGCAGAATTGGGGGAGGTTTCAAGGTTCCGGTGCCAAAGAACGAGCGTGGCGCCATCGCATTGCCGCAGGATCACCGAGCCTGACATCCTGGCTTCTTTGACATACGTAGCTCCtccccttcccatcaaattgggCCCCCCCAGCTCTTTCTTGTCATCCACGCCCAGcctgcccccctcccctccctccacctGCGCCCCCACTCTCTTTCATCCACCTCAAAGCCGCTTTGACTCTTGTAATGAGAGCTTTCCATGCACGGGACATGTTGTTCTCATTAGCCAGACAGCAGAACAGGGTTTTCCGTCTCCGGGCAGATTCCTGGGCATCTATCCCAACCTACCTACCTTCCTTAGCTTCTTCTGAGTAATGCCTTACATTCATGAATTACagcaaaatagaaataaatcagAGGAATTGGGTTCCTTTTGTAAGGTAGAGCACATTTGTCAGACACTGCTTGTCAGAATACCGACAGATTATGCAAATCACTTCTTGCTGGCAGAATTCCAAATTCTAAAAATACAAATCTTGCTCGACTTCTTGCAGCCTGGAAGGATTCCAACAAATGGCAGTAGTTTGTTTGGTACTCAGATTAGAGTTTTTAGAATTGCacgttcattcttttttttttttttgcagaaagtCATCAAAATGATTCGACTTCTTGGGGCACGGTCCTACTCGCCCCTTCGGCAAAGATCCCAATCTCTTTTGAACTACCTGTAAAGGTTTGACGCTGAGTGAGCAGGAAGACAGAGAGTCGTCCCGTTGTTCAGCCACCGCCGGGCCGGCAAATTCCTCGGTGGGATTTTTGGGTCTCTTTGTGGGGGGAAAACAACTGGCTGCATTGTCACAGCCGGCAGTTTCGAGTTACACACACACCGACCCACGCGTGCGGTGCGCACACACATTCCTCGGCACTCGCACGCAGGTAGCGAGTTACGATCAAAGCCCCGTACGTTCACAGCCTTACACATGATCCGTCCTCCAAAGTTCTCATTTGATTTTTCCTTCAAATTGGTTTCGGTTATTTTGTCGGTTTCCCAAATGTAGAGCGAGAGGTAACTAGCGCACCTAGCGGACTGGCGGACCAGTGGACCACGACTCCGGCTTGGTGGTCGCACGCCAGATGCGTGAAGGAGACGTTGGCCACCTCGTGAATGACGTGTTTGCCCAGCGGGGAGTTGGACGAGCAGTCTGGAAAAGACACGAGCAAACACAAGCGTTAGTGGCGCAAGCTAACAAACGGCAGCATTCGACACCTTTGCGTCCATCGTTCACTTGACAACGAGCCATTCCAAACGGCTGGAGTCGTTTCACAAGCTCATGCAAATGCCCAACCCTAGCTTGAAACACAAACGTTTGCTTGAAACCCCAACTTGAAACCCTACCCCAGGATTGAAAACCTCATCTTGACAAACTCAGTCTTTGTTTGGTTCAAGACACCGTTGGAGGAGCGTAGAGGAAGGCGAGCGGGAGCTCAGATACGACTCACTGCTCCTctttgacggacggacgggggggggggggggtcgtcctGCTGCTCGGGAACCACGGAGGAACTCTTTCAGGTCGGCGGATGCGACACGAGTCACTGATCCGCTTGGAAGAAGATgttggaggaggaggtggggtgGGGTCACGTTCAGGGCTGAAGGAGGTCAAACAGATGCTAAGCTAATTAGCAGGGTGACGAGCGAATGACCAGAGAGGTTCGCCTTGCACTCAAGTGGCACAGTCCTGctcgaagtttttttttttcatgatgacatcacagctgCTCATCTGGAACCTTCTGAGGGGGGGTCCAAGTGCATTTTATCTCCCGCCATGACATCACCGCCGACGCATTCTTCATCCGAGGGGAAGAAGAGGCAGTCAAGTATGTCTACGCGCGCACACAAAACCTTATTGTCATGTAAAATCAGCGCTACGCTGCCGATTAAACGTCCCCTCAAACTTTTCCCCTTTTATGTCGGATTCCTTAGTTCATAGCTAGCCGACCTCTGAACCCTGACCTGCCCGACATCATACAAGCATGACCTCTCCCAAGACAAACTGGAAGCAAATTTAAAGCAACGTGGATGAAAAAGTGGATCACGCACACGGTCACGGACAAAAGGCCGGCTGGCCGTGAATCGGATACGGCTCAGGAACTTGACTCCGTCGGACAAAAGAAGAggaagtgtgtgcatgtgtgtgcgtgtttgggaGCATCGTGAAGAGAACTGATGCTGAGCTCTGATGATTGGACTTTTTAACACTGGAAGTTGAACGTTGCTTT contains the following coding sequences:
- the il17rd gene encoding interleukin-17 receptor D; translation: MAAPHALFVCLPAFLLIWNVLCEATLSGSRRNNQERCGFKMPMQSGADGGRRLGVTLRSDNCSSNSPLGKHVIHEVANVSFTHLACDHQAGVVVHWSASPLGIEHVKGFRVYLEDKNPDGKRCQHLVLKDPRQLNFSYKNTKLSSQPFSGLSFDTDYLVRVVPFPTLMNDTFFPPSFLRTNSCEVLLGSENPVCKPFWKPKTLSVSQLGSELHVSFEQAPPSFAFHLYYVYYKLRQDDGAFRLHRCQPDAGRPQSTCILRDVVTPGTYTIELRDESNTTRRQTQFYVSQVHWPWAGPIRAMAITVPLVIMSAFATLFTVMCRKKQQENIYSQLDEESSESSNQSAASSADRPWPRPKVFICYSDRDGAKHAAVVQSFAYFLQDFCGCEVGLDLWEHLEMCREGRMSWLSRQLDEANFIITVCSRGLRYFVERKSRRGKTPVGRRGNSAVCDMDCPAGRSGGSGGDLFVAGVAMIGEKLRQAKQQESEEHGHVGELHRYMAVYFDYSTENDVPTVLGLAPRFKLMDQLPQLFARLHSGHSGLAERDSQPLNISRRNYFRSKSGRSLYVAICNMHQHISQNPDWFHKLHASCSPPLPSTPAVSVRDDEVPSSSTRPEGGLVLNQVLAKTPEGSEERSRKNALLLAPASPSDAVSFNLSLGPGLSAVPVPASFPSPAPALSQGSPSGLEHTSRTSSVIFPEEASPSPCVLDYEAPPAEASGDPSPSELPPPPPPRDSGIYESSVPSSELSIPMMDGLSHEQADSSSLAESESSSSGLGDEEPPAVTSLGCGTPTVCKVELHHLERSALQEPVASL